In Planctomycetia bacterium, a single genomic region encodes these proteins:
- a CDS encoding SRPBCC family protein, with protein sequence MPESTNSVNLHRVLKAPAERVYKAFLDPDAMARWLPPYGFLGKVHQHDARVGGSYRMSFTNFGTGKSHSFGGTYTELTPHERIRYTDKFEDPNMPGEMQVTIALRKVLCGTEVNIVQAGLPAAIPVEFCYLGWQESLAQLAHLVEPEIPDGG encoded by the coding sequence ATGCCTGAATCCACCAACTCCGTCAATCTCCATCGCGTGCTCAAAGCCCCCGCCGAGCGGGTTTACAAGGCTTTTCTCGACCCGGATGCCATGGCCCGCTGGCTGCCGCCGTACGGTTTTCTGGGGAAGGTCCATCAGCATGACGCCCGGGTCGGCGGCAGTTATCGGATGTCGTTCACCAATTTCGGCACAGGCAAGAGCCACTCTTTCGGCGGCACGTACACCGAGCTCACGCCCCACGAACGGATCCGCTACACGGACAAGTTCGAAGACCCCAACATGCCGGGCGAAATGCAGGTGACGATTGCGCTGCGCAAAGTTCTCTGCGGCACGGAAGTTAACATCGTGCAGGCAGGGTTGCCGGCGGCGATCCCCGTCGAGTTCTGCTACCTCGGCTGGCAGGAATCGCTCGCGCAACTGGCGCATCTAGTTGAGCCGGAGATTCCGGATGGGGGCTAG
- a CDS encoding acyltransferase, translating into MPHLSNNKSAETPHLRQTATSSGPAFGRPHFKFDAGKLATPESELAPASLYPTPRQPRYRSLTAWRGLACLLVVVFHSLFYCNAVNSALEPHAQSQLLRLTERFWIGVPLFFVISGYCIAAAVDSHRLRGDGGIQFFVRRLRRIVPPYWCALGITAATVLLVERWLSPGLFVDLVSGFPDPSSLNARQWLGNITLSESWRYHVLTGHPNYFLGHAWTLFYEEQFYVVAGLLLVFVPRRFFTATAGVTLLTLAARHFGERVGLSVNGTFLDGHWLMFAAGIAVYHFANHANLRQKRLSIALLLAGLVYACSDLSLVWGLPNNFQSNALAAFCFAVLLIACRRWDSAIMTARGLAPIRFCGDICYSLYLVHWPICKATSHLLHDAGVRGPWGAACIVLPCCVGASVAAGYVFHALIERRFLNAPMLKA; encoded by the coding sequence ATGCCGCACCTTAGCAACAACAAGTCGGCCGAAACGCCGCACCTTCGCCAGACTGCCACTTCAAGCGGTCCTGCTTTCGGCCGGCCGCACTTTAAGTTCGATGCAGGTAAGCTTGCGACTCCTGAGAGCGAACTCGCCCCTGCGAGTCTCTATCCCACGCCCAGGCAGCCGCGTTATCGCTCGCTCACCGCCTGGCGCGGCCTGGCCTGCCTGTTGGTAGTGGTGTTCCATTCGTTGTTTTACTGCAATGCGGTCAACTCGGCGCTCGAGCCACACGCGCAATCGCAATTGCTGCGCCTGACCGAGCGCTTCTGGATCGGCGTACCGTTGTTCTTTGTGATCAGCGGCTATTGCATCGCGGCCGCGGTCGATTCGCATCGCCTTCGCGGAGACGGCGGCATTCAGTTCTTCGTACGCCGGCTTCGGCGAATCGTGCCGCCCTACTGGTGTGCGCTGGGAATCACGGCAGCGACGGTGCTGCTCGTGGAACGCTGGCTCTCGCCTGGCCTTTTCGTCGATTTGGTCTCGGGCTTTCCCGACCCGTCGTCGTTAAACGCCCGGCAATGGTTGGGCAACATCACGCTCAGCGAATCCTGGCGTTACCACGTGTTAACGGGCCATCCCAATTACTTCCTCGGCCACGCTTGGACGCTGTTCTACGAAGAACAGTTCTATGTCGTGGCGGGGCTCTTGCTGGTGTTCGTCCCGCGTCGGTTCTTCACCGCTACGGCCGGCGTGACGTTGCTGACGCTTGCGGCGCGTCACTTCGGCGAGCGCGTCGGCCTGTCGGTCAATGGAACCTTTCTGGACGGCCATTGGCTCATGTTCGCTGCCGGCATCGCCGTCTACCACTTTGCTAACCACGCCAACTTGCGACAGAAGCGGCTTTCGATCGCGCTGCTCCTCGCGGGACTTGTCTACGCCTGCAGCGACCTCTCGCTCGTCTGGGGTTTGCCAAACAATTTTCAGTCCAATGCGCTCGCGGCTTTTTGTTTTGCGGTTCTGTTAATTGCTTGTCGGCGATGGGATAGTGCGATTATGACCGCGCGTGGGCTCGCGCCGATCCGCTTTTGCGGTGATATTTGTTACAGCCTTTACCTGGTCCACTGGCCCATTTGTAAAGCAACGTCACATTTGCTTCACGACGCCGGCGTGCGCGGCCCCTGGGGAGCGGCTTGCATCGTCCTCCCGTGCTGCGTCGGCGCCTCGGTGGCCGCTGGATACGTCTTTCACGCGCTGATCGAGCGACGCTTCTTGAACGCGCCCATGTTGAAGGCGTAG